DNA sequence from the Cucumis melo cultivar AY chromosome 6, USDA_Cmelo_AY_1.0, whole genome shotgun sequence genome:
CATTTGGTCTTTCCCTCTGATGGGTAGGTCTATTGCTGGGGGCCCCCCTAACATGGTCGCTcgatctctctctctccctcctaTAAGGACTATGATTGGGACTACGACCTCGACCATAATCAGGAGAAcccctctccctctctctctgaTAAGGACTTGGACTACGACGGCTACCATAATCAGGACTAGCTCTTTGTCTCCTATATGGACTGCGGCTAATACCATTTCCATAATCAGGGCTTCCTCGCTCTCTTCTATAGGGACTTGGGGATCGCCTTTTCCTATCAGGAGACCTATCACGATTCCTATCAGGACTATATCCATTTCTCTTATCATCATCATCTCTGACAGCATATTCCACTGAAATCACTCTATCCATCAATTTGCtgtaaacaataataatagttataAGGCATAACAATAACTGATCAAGTACACAATGGCCTATAAACAAGAGCAAATAACAATGTACATTTTCCTTCAGATAGTCTCAGTGCGTCAGGGGCAAAGGGAGATTAATTAATCAACCTTCAATAAATGACCTACTCGACACAAAATTTTTATTCAATTCAACAAAGAAAAGCTCACACTCACCTCATGTTTGTCAGCTCCAATGCTCTAGTGGCATCCTCCTGCAATTCATACTGGACAAATGCAAAATTCCTTCGAATCCTTACACTCAATATCTTACCATAAGGATCGAAGTGCCTCTCTAAATCCCTTGTTCTAGTATGATATGGGTCAAAGTTGATAACAAACAAAGTCTTTGAAGGTCTTGTATTAGTAGAGGATCTCCTTGAACCTCCTCCTCCTCCACCTCCACCACCACCTCCACCTGGTCTTCTAATCCCACGCTCTTGCTACAAAGCAAAAGAATGATTGATCGAGGAACATTTTGAAGGTACAGTAACTacaatcaaataaaatttcCACAAAGGGATTGAAAGTCAAAAGTCCATTGGGAGTTATGGCATATCAAAGTATATTACTTTGGTCCACTCAACACGTAGTCTACGACCCTTTCGGCCAAATTCTCGCCGATCAAGTGCACGAATGGCATCCTCAGCATCTCTCTCATCCTCCATATATATAAAAGCAAAACCTGTAAACCAATCAaacagaacaaaaaaaaaatataattatggtaTCTGTTAGACACGAAATTAAGGAATTCCTCAAAATGCACTATTAATTTTCTCTCTAATAATATTCAACAAACCATAAAATTTCTTACCATAAGAAAGAAATATTCGCAACCTTCGTGAAATCTATAAACTAAGTTATCAGTGAATTAAGCAACAGACCTTGTGTATGAACTAAGTGATGTCAAGGAGCAATAATCCAAAACAGGATGTCTCATGGTAGGTCAAAAAGAAAGTGCCTTCTCCAATATTCTGCAGCCTCAGCTGAGGTTGACAATGTTTCAACCTTGAAAAAATGTATGGATTGTAGGCATGCAAAAGTCATGAGGAATGGAAACTGAAAGCAAGGTGTCGGAGGAAAATGTAAGATGTCGGTGCCATTGAGGATCGCTATGAATCTTCTTGGAAACAAGAAGAAGCTTGTCCCAGGCAGAACACTCAAATCTGAAGAGCCATCTTTATCCAAGAGGATTATGAAATATGCGAAGAAAATCCTGCACCAAAGAAAATTCTGGCCAAGGTGGTTTAGGATTTAAAAAACACGCTCTTTTTTTCtcaaataattttttagaaCCCCCCCATCAAAAATCCAACAAAAGTCAGGTTCTACGGTTTCCATGTGCTGGATGATGCAGAATTGTACTGCAAGGCACCAAATGTGATGAGAACGACCTCTACTTTGGGGGAATTTCCAACAGCCGAATTGCCTTGCCAACGTTGTATCCAACAGTTTCTTGGTGGATCGTGAGTAACTTCGCCAGTTCAGTATATTGCATAGATTCAAAATTTGCAAGTGGCTCGTTTCAACATGATACAAATTATACAACTTTAAAATGAATTCACGAATCACAACACAAACGTCCTCTGTTGTGTTTCTAATATACGTCTTATAAGTttcttattaaaaataaattaaaaagaaaaaggaatctAAACACAAAAAATATGCTATGTATAGAAGCTCACCAGATTTCATATCCACTCTATCAACTTTTCCATATCGACTAAACAGCCTTTCCAAATCAGGCTGGCGAGCATCATACTCGAAGTTTCCACAAAAAATCGGCTTCATACTACCTGAACAGAAATcggaaaagaaaaatacaagaGTTAACACATC
Encoded proteins:
- the LOC103491067 gene encoding serine/arginine-rich splicing factor RS40-like isoform X2; the protein is MEDERDAEDAIRALDRREFGRKGRRLRVEWTKQERGIRRPGGGGGGGGGGGGSRRSSTNTRPSKTLFVINFDPYHTRTRDLERHFDPYGKILSVRIRRNFAFVQYELQEDATRALELTNMSKLMDRVISVEYAVRDDDDKRNGYSPDRNRDRSPDRKRRSPSPYRRERGSPDYGNGISRSPYRRQRASPDYGSRRSPSPYQRERERGSPDYGRGRSPNHSPYRRERERSSDHVRGAPSNRPTHQRERPNDDRVPNRSPSPYGREREKGSPTEGRGTSYSPRDRERSSNPDNGHDHGHDQQQNTVPEPGESPNYGDTQSPKHRGYSSRSPQAEE
- the LOC103491067 gene encoding serine/arginine-rich splicing factor RS40-like isoform X1, with protein sequence MKPIFCGNFEYDARQPDLERLFSRYGKVDRVDMKSGFAFIYMEDERDAEDAIRALDRREFGRKGRRLRVEWTKQERGIRRPGGGGGGGGGGGGSRRSSTNTRPSKTLFVINFDPYHTRTRDLERHFDPYGKILSVRIRRNFAFVQYELQEDATRALELTNMSKLMDRVISVEYAVRDDDDKRNGYSPDRNRDRSPDRKRRSPSPYRRERGSPDYGNGISRSPYRRQRASPDYGSRRSPSPYQRERERGSPDYGRGRSPNHSPYRRERERSSDHVRGAPSNRPTHQRERPNDDRVPNRSPSPYGREREKGSPTEGRGTSYSPRDRERSSNPDNGHDHGHDQQQNTVPEPGESPNYGDTQSPKHRGYSSRSPQAEE